CGTtatctaattatatttattatttgagaataatataaattatattttaaatttttatctaataacttaaacctGAGTTAAGCATTATCTTAACTTATTGTGAGAATCATTATCACATTCtcattctaatatatatatatatataaaatacacgTGTTTTGCAGTAGTTTATTCAACCACAATTCTTGAGGTATAGAATTTCTGAGAAGCTATCTACATGGAAGACCTTAAGAAACAGATGATTTGCAGGTTAGTAAGCGAAGTTTCCTTAACCACGAGGAGCGGTGCAATGCTTCTTCAGAGATCATATATAAAAATGGCAGAGCAGCACTGTTCCAAATTCTACTTTGCTTTGGTCTGGAAACCACAGCTTTAAAAGCACTTCTTCATTTTTAAAGGAGgttccaaatgtttgttgaatGGAGTCAAGGTCTCAGTGAACTAAACTGCGATCTTGCCAAGGATCTGATTTGCTCTCGTACAAATCAATTATGGGAGCTGCTTTCAAGATTCATATGAACTGCTGCTTTCTATGAGCACTTTCTTTACGGGTTACagcaataaaattcaaaatttgacacCCCCTTTTGTTGACAATTTCCCCTCAAATAACTAGCCTTTGCTTTCGGTGAAAAGGGGAGGAATAAAATTCATTCAAATGGGTATAAACTTGTGCCTAGTAGCTAGTTATATAATCCAAGAGGATACCAACACTTTAGGATCTTATATGcagatttattttcattaaaatgtgTACACAATCACGTATAAACAATATGCAtttcaatttgaaaagaaatccTTACATTTTGACTGCCTTTGTAAAGTATTTGGCAAGAATAATAACACCCAGATACTCATTGCTTTTCACATatctaactatatatatatatatatataatctcaagAGATAGTTTAATAGGTTAGATTTTAGAATTTGCGTTTTAATAGTCACAAGTTTGAGTTTCCTTAAAAATACTAAAGacttacataattattaactttaaaacttaTAGAATTAGTCGAGATGCACGTGAATTAACTCAAATACTTCACATTAATAATAAGCTTAAAGATCAGTCTAATAGGACACCAAATTGGTTTTTTAGCAACCTCATACCACAAAATATAGGTTTGTGTAAGATTATTATTGATTCAAATCATACTAacttaaataaatgaaatatctATGTTTTTGACATTTCTTGCCATGCCAATCGACAAAGGAGGGGCTTCATTGTCAATTTGTCACACCCATAAAAATCACCATTACCATAAAACTGTTCCACTGTCAGTGTCTTTGGTAAAGAATAACATAAGACGAAGCTTATCTATTACCATAAAACTAATCACAATTTTACTACAGTTACTTTTACTCCCTGCTGCCCAAAAACTCCAAAACTGGCTGGTAACAATCCAAcggacaataggaaaccaccGTGAATTTTGAATGGCTGAGATGAGTCCAAGACTAAGATTTTAAGACGAGATGACGACTCTTGCAAAGGGGATAGAGAAGGCCCAGTTTAGTTTAACCGAAAATGCACTGTTTTACGGAATCTACTCTAAATCTGCCCGTACAAATATCTGACTCCTGCCCTAACTCCCACTCTATTACCGACACGGTCAGCTACCGGGCAGCTCCAAACTCCAATACTatgctttctctctctataaaaaaaaaataatacgatTGTACCAcaacacctctctctctctctctctctctagactTTACTTATTAAAGATACGAACCTTTGTTTCCCAATGACTATCCAGCAAAGCTGAGTTAGGGaacggagagagagagagagccacCTCTCGTCGGAGAAGGTGGTGGTGCAGCGCCTCTCCGGTGAGCGGAGGGTGAAGTGCGCGCCGTTTTACATATAGAAAGTGAGCCAGTCTTTgcgatatttttattttatctatatatcATGGGCCAGGGACTAAGTTGTGCAGCGAGTCAAGATCATAGGTTCTTCTCTGCTGTGCATTTCGGTGACTTGGAAACTGTAAATGCTATGCTTGAGAGAGACCCATCTCTGCTTTATCAAACTACTTATGATCGCCAGTATCCGCTTCATATTGCTGCTGCCAATGGCCAGATCGAGGTcccttttcttgcttttcttcttaagcgttgattttggtgtttttctGTACTGGTTAATAACTACTCTTTTGGGTTGTTGATTTTGGGGTCTAAACTTCTTACCCTTTCTTTTTTGGCGTGAGATTCTTTCTGTTTTGGTGAATGCTAATGGAAAATGGATTTTGTCATCTGTTGCAGATTTTATCAATGCTTCTGGAGCGATCTGTGGATCCTGATATGGTGAATCGTCAGAAGCAGGTAATATCATTGTAATCTTCTTTGAATGTGAATTCTCTTTTGGTTTGATCTTGTGGTATAGCTCTTTTTACTTCttgtgattttgatttgttgattgtGAATGGTAATAGACTCCACTTATGTTGGCTGCAATGCATGGCAAAATCTCATGTGTGAAGAAGCTCGTCGAAGCAGGAGCAAATGTATGTCGTAGTTCAAGACTTcatattattcatatttttattttagaggttaacttattcttattttaattgtgaATTAGATTACTGATGacgttagttttatttttttcagatgtTGAAGTTTGATTCACTTAATGGAAGAACTTGCTTGCACTTTGCTGCTTACTATGGCCATTCTGATTGCCTTCAAGCTATTCTTTCTGCTGTTCAATCCAGCCCTGTTGCTGTTTCTTGGTAACTATATCTTTCATTCTGAAGATTGGCttcgttttccttttctttcttcttcttcttcttcttgatgattttgacttttagtttttatggtAATAACTTGTGTGGGAATTGTAATCTAGGGGATATTCGCGGTTTGTCAATATCAGAGACGGTAGAGGAGCAACACCATTGCATTTAGCAGCCCGTCAAAGACGGCCTGAATGTGTACATATCTTGTTAGACAACGGTGCTCTTGTTTGTTCTTCAACAGGCGGATATGGGTATAGTGATATTTCATCTAACTTATTTATTTACCTTTGATatgatttcttgttttaatttttgttgatgtATTGCTACTACAGCTCCCCGGGGACCACTCCTCTTCATTTGGCTGCCAGAGGAGGATCTCTTGATTGTATTCGTGAATTGCTGGCATGGGGTGCAGATCGTATGCAAAGAGATGCATCTGGGTATTATTTGATTTCATCTTTCATTAATTTAGAACCTTTTAACACCTTCTTTATGCAATGGTATTGGCTAACAAAGCATATAGTTTCCTTGTTCTTTGATGTATTCTGGAAAATGTTTTGCAAGTGAAATAGGCAGAAAGCATAGGGTTCCGTAATGTTATAACAGTAGTTGCATTATAGcttgaattttttcttatttacatGGTCATCCAAATGCAGGAGAATACCTTATGTAGTTGCTTTGAAGTACAGAAATGGAACATGTGCAGCTCTTCTCAATCCTTCGTCAGCAGAGCCTCTTGTTTGGCCGTCACCGTTGAAGTTCATCAGTGAGTTGAATCAAGAGGCAAAAGCTCTGCTAGAGTGTGCCTTGATGGAGGCCAACAGGGAAAGGGAAAAGAACATCTTGAAGGGAACTGGGTACTCTCTTCCATCTCCATCACATTCTGATGATGGGACAGATGACAATATATCTGAGGTGATTTTCCATGCTTATCTGTAAgggatcatgttttttttaaaaaaaaaaaaaaaaatcaacgggaAATAAATGTAAACAAATGGGAGGCCAGAGTTACGAATTTGTTGAGAGCTGGAAAACTTTACGGCAGAAAATGGATGAGCTTGGCGAGTGTTTCAAAACTAAAACTAGTTTTAAAAGCTTTTACTTCAAAAGTCTCAAGTTTTCATGTGAACTCATGTTTTAGTTTCTGAACCATTGAAGACCCATAAATTAACTCATGTCAGATTCTCAAGCAAATATTAGATGAAAGCTAAACACGTCTTGCTGAGCTTAAAACTTGCTCTAGAATCTCTGGCTGTTATAATGTTTCCTGTTTTAGCTGTCgaatcccttttattttattattaacgtCATTATATTTTGCAAATTTCTTTCCAAGGACCAATGTTGGCTGATATACTTTGAAGCGGGTAGCAGACAGTTTGACGTTATGGGACTAACTTATCTATTTTGTAAATATACAATGCAGGCAAGCGATACAGAGTTGTGCTGCATATGCTTTGAGCAGGTTTGTACAATTGAAGTCGAAGACTGTGGCCATCAGATGTGTGCACATTGCACACTGGCCCTCTGCTGCCATAACAAACCCAACCCTACAACCGCATGCCTTACCCCTCCGGTTTGCCCATTCTGTCGTAGCACCATTGCCCGCCTGGTGGTTGCGAAGATGAAGGATTGCAATGATGCCGATCAGGACATTGGGGACGGTGGTTCCCCGAAGCTGAGAAAGTCCAGGAGGTCACTGAACTTCAGTGAGGGAAGCAGCAGCTTCAAGGGTTTATCAGCAACATTTGGAAAAATGGGTGGCCGTGGCTCGGGAAGGATTGCTGCAGAAAATGAGTGGGTGGATAAGCCTTGATGATACTTGATAGCGTTTGATTATCAAATATTCTCCATTAGGCTATCAAGGATTCCTTGAGCTCCAAAGCAAGGGCAAAAATATCAAGGATACGATGTCGGTGCTGGACCCAATtgggtttttatatatagatagatagatagctGGCTCAAGGAGCCATGTAGATGTGAAAAATAAGAAAGCTTGGAAATATGGTTGCTGCTGTGGTTCATCTTGTTGTAATGACACTACTGGGGGCGTTTGGCGGCGAAAAAGCCGAGTGcctaagatttaaattttttttctggaCATTATATTTCCTtcagtgtttttagattattaaatttaatatgcaaatattaaaaataaattttaaaaaaatttaaaatgttattttaatatatttctaaataaaatatatttgaagttCTGCTAGATGTCCAAATGGTAAAAGAGTGATTTCcgatttctttcttcttggaaAGTAACAACTGAATCACTGCTGCTAGCCTGGTTGGAATTGTAGGTAGAGGTGggttttaaagtgtatttttttatatataaatatattaaattgaagttttttatttttaaaaaattatttttaatattggtatattaaaataaattattttaaaaagaaattaaacttttttaggaaaaacacACATCTAAGATGAGTATAAACACGTGGATGGGCCAATGAGTGTCACAGGCACACCTAACTTGAATTAGGAGGCCTATAATTGGGTGGCCTTTGTTAAGTTATCGtttttaattagtatatatacttcaTTTGATATAATGACTTCCTCAGATAAGGACGCTACAAGCTCTTCCTTTCTTGGAAGCATTTATTTTCAGGTGACGGTAATCCGATGGCCTGCCCATCATATCCCCTTCCCTGACGTCAACACGGTATTGACTTTCTCCGCCTGGTTCCGAAGACTCTTGGGTTGCCTGAAGTGGTAAACGCCGTAAGAGGCGTTTTGTTTCTACTCGTTTTCCTCGCAACTCTCACATTAACATGTATGATCTGTCTGAGTAATTTCTGAGTGGACAAGGCCGATCTGCAAGGAGAAAGCATGCCCCATTTATTTGACTGTAGAAACTTAAAAGAGCCGTGCTTCTTTGTGCTGGGTAAATGTTGggttatttttctattattctCACCCAACACGCAATTTAATCGTTGGTTCTTTATACGTGTAGTggcatttatatttatatatgatatggttttcttctttaaaCAAAGGATTTGCTACCAAGCAGTCAAGAATATCCACCAATACGTCTTTTCGCTAACAAATATTAGATTATGAGTCTATGACCTTAGAGAGAGATGGGGCATTTTTCAGGGCCCTATTtgactaataataacaaaaaaaaggagtaaataTTATAGACCTGAATTTCCGATCAAGCTAGCTCGAGGATATAATATTCACATGGATATGGGAACGTGTTATTTccagacaataaaaaataattagccgTCAATTACTGGTGGAATTCACATCGAGCAGAAATATCAGCGGTTCGAAAAGTCGCGGCAGGCAGCCATCAAGAACTGAAAAAATTGGGATATTCGAACACAAATGAAGAATTAAGCATAAAGTGCCCATCCGgtgaaataacatatatatatatatatcacggtccttaactataatattttattaaattttgcatttttttaactgtatcaaaattttaatggaCGGTGGTTGACAGCTgtgatattattaattaaattcaagattAACTAGGAGATTAGTTTATAATGATAGATCGGTtatgaaaataacaagaaaaattataaaattatcaaaaatcagggtcatgataattattttttatatttaaagatctaATGGTTGGTGTAGCGATTCTATGGTAACATTTGAGCGCGATCTAATAAttagatcaaaagttatggtttTTTTGAGTTATCATTTTGGTCTAATGCGACCAAATCTTTTTCTTGAGTTTAGACATATTTCATtagttcataaatatatttgttaggttattcatataatttgtttatagTAGATTCTCATCTAAGTATGACAGACTTATTTATGATTATCTATAATTACCTGTTGTCACAAATTTGACTACATTATCAATactcataaaacatatttaaaaaaaaaattcaaaaaattatgattttttatgtgaaaCAGTAACCGATTTATATAACTGGATCAATCATATGACCGATTAAGCAAAACATTTATTGGTAAGACAACATGTCAAGTTGCACTCTTTAGAAGCATGATATGTTTAAATATCaagctttaaaaatataataaagtaaaaatgtactatttttccaagttttttttaaataatattattctgcCAGACTTTTAACAACcaatgctaattttaaaaaaataaatcctaaaGAATTAGACCAAGTAATCGTCATtttccaaatattttaaaaaattaaaaaaaaaatattttgtaccGTCATAGAAAGAAAGCATGGGGTATTCTTCAGCACGCTACAGGCATTCAAGCCGTGaaacatctatatatatataatgcctgATTTTGATTTCCAACATAGAAATTTAAGTGCTTTTTTGACCATGATTTGGTAGGATTCTTGATTCAATTCTTTTGGGTCAACAATGGAATAATATACCCTTAGAATTAGTTATAGATTGATTTCTTTAAGGAAAAGTAGCTAGCCAAACTTTTGTTTGATCTTCTAATTATTtaacttctctctcttttttttattgctttcatGTAGTCTagtgtttttgtgtgtgtgtatttaaatcttttcaattaatttttttttaaattattatttttaaaaaatattattccgtatttaaaaaattattcgcATGGCATAATAAACATGGTCGAAGAACTATGCAAAGATCAATGAATTTAACTACAGGATAAAGTTTTCCAttctgtgaaaaaaaatatttttatgtttaggttgagatatatttatatttttttatagattaaatgtatttttttttcacgtttgtatttgtctttttttaaaaaaaatgataaaataactaGAAGTATGTAATtctgaaataatataaaatttatagctAGCATTATTTACGGGAAGAAATCATTAAATCAAGCTAAATTACAATGGAATTAAccttgaccaaaaaaaaaaaaaaaggaaaaccctCTGCCCAAGAGATCGAGTGCATAGGCATGATTCATGAAATAGATTCCTTTTCTCCTGATACCAGTAAAAATTATTCACTCTTAGTTTTCTACACAGGACTAGAAAAATTCAATCATCAATGGAAGACAACAGGATTTTTCTTGGTGGAGAAGATGATTCAGAGAGAGGGTTGTCCACACATGCAAGAAAATAGAACTGGTACTCCATAACCACTACAGTGCTCCAATTCTTCATTTCCGCTCCTTTCAGCTCCGGCACCGCAGCTTTGATTTAGAGTAGGAGGAGCAACATGGCCATTAACAAATAGAGAGTTGGGTTCTGTAACAGGCTGAGCAAGTTCAAGCTCATCATGAGGTCCATGAATAACAGGGCCGTGATTCCTTCTAAATTCACCAGCTGCTCTTCTCTCCACTGCAAGAAAATGGCCAAGAGACGGAGTACTATTCACACTTCTGGCATCGGTGGTGTCTCTTGAACATAAAGAGAAAATCCATGTTTTGGATTTgcaactcttcttctcctctacTACTTCAACTTTCCTTGCCCTTGTGGATTTTCTTGAGAGCTCTAGTATGTTAGAAACACCTATAAGGCTCCCCAGCGTAATGCTCTTGTCATGGAAGAAAGACCCTGTAGACTGAAATCATTCATATAGATGATCAGCCATAATGATTCTAAATTGACAAGACTTTCAGTTTTTCTATTTGCAAAGCCAAGTCAAAAGATTGAAAAATCTCAAACCAAGCAGTTGCTTCTACAGATGAGGCTCGTTAATTAtagattttctatatttatatcatattttctGCATTTCATTTCTCCTATCAACAAAAAGTTCAAGCTTTGATCCAAAACTACAAGATCTGAGATTGATGGCTATATGTGAAAAACATGTTACACAAGGACCACAGAATTCAATCTGCAGACATCAATCTGTGCCCTGTTCTGTAATGTCACGAGGAATGCCTGGTATAGCAATTATGAGGTTCTGGTGCATTGAACTGACAGCTGATTATGAACAGCACCTAATTGCTTAAGTAACAGCACTCTGAAAAGGTACATAAAAGGCGCTTTGAGAGTGAATAAACAACAAAGATTGATAAACAAGCTCGAAAACAATGGGGAAGAGGAAAGAGATTCTCAATGCTGCGTTAATActcatttcaaagaaaatgtcAAGGGAAGCACTGCTAGTCTTCATTCAAATTAATCTACATTGTTCATTGGGCACCGCACCCTCTATATTCCAAAACGGGGAAGACAAAATCAGGAATCAAGAAAAATCTCTTGTTAAATCCCGTAATTTATGAAGCAAATTCAGGTATGTGAAcgagaaaaacagaaaagataCAAAAACAGGTTACATTATAGTTGAAAAGACTACTGGAAAAACGTAATAAAGTGGACGTTCACAGTAAAATCTCGTCATTTTACTGACCTCGGTGTCTAGATCTGACGAGGAATCTGTTGACGAAGTTGGAGAGCCAGTGATTAAAGTGTTGAATGATCTTGATCCAGAGAAATCACCATTTCTAGCTATCCCAACTCTTGCATTCAGGGGCTGCAAACCCAGAGGCCAACCTTCTTCCTGCAATCAAATCAGTCAGCAGTATTATTCGAAACCCTGCAACCTCAAGATAATGTACATAAAAAGACAAGGAAGATAATTGTACTTGCATCAGAGCTAAGAACAACGGGACAAACAAATGGTAGACCCTCTGCTCGGGTAAATGATAGGAAAAGAACACACACCCACATTCGAAAACTCagagaaacataaaaatcaaagtgACAATCCACGAGGAATTATCCGAGAAGTGAACAAGAAGACAAAGACATACCTGCTGAGCCATATCTGCCAAGAGACGACTACTTGTGATGATTCTATGGTTGTGGTGATTGAACTATATGTAAAAGGAAGTCACTGTAGGGAGTTCTTTCAGGCACTGTTTTAGAAGAAAGAAGGGTCATTTCCTTTGTGTTTTCTACTCTACAAGACAAGACAGGTGGGTGTGATGGATTCTGAGAAGACGAGAAAGTGAGGTCCAAAGCAGGAGCCCTTCACTAGTGCAGTAGCCATTGATTACATGTGGGATAGTAAAAAACAAGCAGAGAGGGTCAAAAGGAAAGATGACTTATCATTTGCATGCGATCTTTTCTTCGCTTTACTTCAATTTTGTTGACTAGAAACTCAAAAGAGGGAACAATATCATATTgtaccattagaaaattttaaagttaacccAACACTTGGCTGGTGGTGTCCATGGCAAGATCAGGAACTGTGCTCGAGAAAATTATAGAACTACCCTATATTGGAAGCTGTCAAATCCAGTTAAAGGGTCCAAGGAgaattttctttcttccatGGAATGCCGGTATCCGTccctatttttaaaatgtaatactaattaattataaaactttttctttaaaatattttaagtctGTTTATGATTTAGtcttcaattagttttttttttttttgtcttacaATTCAATTGCTGTTTTCTCGAAGTATTTTATTTctagtcagttttttttttttaatttcacctacTGTAagcgaaatcaaaacaatatttaaaaaaaaaaaacattttacattttcttaaaacaaaatactagTCAATtctaattaacatatttttgatttccaaaaccaaaacaatttatttataaaattattaaaaaaaatagaaactaaatatcatttttatctttcatcCTTCTTATGCATGTAACAATAGTCAACATAAAAACAGATGATATGATATTGATGTTGagttttatgaaatatatatactgtggaaacaataaatctaaaaaaatttggaagtcttaagattttatgagacaagtttagagtttttttaagtttatacaaaattatttgaaaattatatgttttttttaacttaataattatttcaaagttgggttatcataaataaaatataattgaagtaTTTAGTCTCTAATGGTAATTCACACAAATTACTAGTGATAAATCTCTTAAATCCTTTTTGAAAAGAAGGATTGTTGTATACTCTGGAAATActaactcttttcttttatgtttttcaagtaTTCTAtgtactgtaaaaaaaaaaaaaaaagagatatgacattttatttataagcaaactaaaaaccctataaatgaaaaaaaatatcaatttgccccTTAATAAtaacacatatattattttaggataattttataaatttattcaattaaatctctacttaatttttctagtttttaaaattgtaattccATATATAAGTTACATTCTAAtcttcaatttctaaaattaatttacaataaaattacatttgattaa
This genomic interval from Populus alba chromosome 1, ASM523922v2, whole genome shotgun sequence contains the following:
- the LOC118028058 gene encoding putative E3 ubiquitin-protein ligase XBAT31 isoform X2, which gives rise to MGQGLSCAASQDHRFFSAVHFGDLETVNAMLERDPSLLYQTTYDRQYPLHIAAANGQIEILSMLLERSVDPDMVNRQKQTPLMLAAMHGKISCVKKLVEAGANMLKFDSLNGRTCLHFAAYYGHSDCLQAILSAVQSSPVAVSWGYSRFVNIRDGRGATPLHLAARQRRPECVHILLDNGALVCSSTGGYGSPGTTPLHLAARGGSLDCIRELLAWGADRMQRDASGNGTCAALLNPSSAEPLVWPSPLKFISELNQEAKALLECALMEANREREKNILKGTGYSLPSPSHSDDGTDDNISEASDTELCCICFEQVCTIEVEDCGHQMCAHCTLALCCHNKPNPTTACLTPPVCPFCRSTIARLVVAKMKDCNDADQDIGDGGSPKLRKSRRSLNFSEGSSSFKGLSATFGKMGGRGSGRIAAENEWVDKP
- the LOC118028058 gene encoding putative E3 ubiquitin-protein ligase XBAT31 isoform X1 — translated: MGQGLSCAASQDHRFFSAVHFGDLETVNAMLERDPSLLYQTTYDRQYPLHIAAANGQIEILSMLLERSVDPDMVNRQKQTPLMLAAMHGKISCVKKLVEAGANMLKFDSLNGRTCLHFAAYYGHSDCLQAILSAVQSSPVAVSWGYSRFVNIRDGRGATPLHLAARQRRPECVHILLDNGALVCSSTGGYGSPGTTPLHLAARGGSLDCIRELLAWGADRMQRDASGRIPYVVALKYRNGTCAALLNPSSAEPLVWPSPLKFISELNQEAKALLECALMEANREREKNILKGTGYSLPSPSHSDDGTDDNISEASDTELCCICFEQVCTIEVEDCGHQMCAHCTLALCCHNKPNPTTACLTPPVCPFCRSTIARLVVAKMKDCNDADQDIGDGGSPKLRKSRRSLNFSEGSSSFKGLSATFGKMGGRGSGRIAAENEWVDKP
- the LOC118028046 gene encoding uncharacterized protein At3g17950 isoform X1, which translates into the protein MAQQEEGWPLGLQPLNARVGIARNGDFSGSRSFNTLITGSPTSSTDSSSDLDTESTGSFFHDKSITLGSLIGVSNILELSRKSTRARKVEVVEEKKSCKSKTWIFSLCSRDTTDARSVNSTPSLGHFLAVERRAAGEFRRNHGPVIHGPHDELELAQPVTEPNSLFVNGHVAPPTLNQSCGAGAERSGNEELEHCSGYGVPVLFSCMCGQPSL
- the LOC118028046 gene encoding uncharacterized protein At3g17950 isoform X2 — protein: MQEEGWPLGLQPLNARVGIARNGDFSGSRSFNTLITGSPTSSTDSSSDLDTESTGSFFHDKSITLGSLIGVSNILELSRKSTRARKVEVVEEKKSCKSKTWIFSLCSRDTTDARSVNSTPSLGHFLAVERRAAGEFRRNHGPVIHGPHDELELAQPVTEPNSLFVNGHVAPPTLNQSCGAGAERSGNEELEHCSGYGVPVLFSCMCGQPSL